Proteins encoded by one window of Oreochromis niloticus isolate F11D_XX linkage group LG17, O_niloticus_UMD_NMBU, whole genome shotgun sequence:
- the lrmp gene encoding inositol 1,4,5-triphosphate receptor associated 2 isoform X2, whose protein sequence is MDYCTPQPSRRHNPVDSICRKLQTIQWRGDREPNSPFQIPKLSSNSYDSPQCGLRHNLEAILKKGTLHRDDREKEKAREMGMPSSAASQHSSVLLTTPSTPTCNPSTPANVTYTITSTLGERRCADGSDLRQVKTWQRYCSTPTGQSKDSPYFTFTRGPQSAQPDGERPSRSPPLSRNFTQSRSTLSYNLNFSSADNTNTAECELPYPALVVKRLSMGDGGPSVASEKGKENMAEISLICEENLLDTIFHACDTQRRGKVYVSHIVDYLRHTTSRSSEDSGLEELCNMLDPEHKDVSIDLDTYHAVMREWIDDCRNNGEQPTEDDITQESVKLRDSLCARRSMLFNMTSGSLEAFGGEASRVEFETSELVYCVADLQMSNQKLQEEVKKLKQVVESMEESNQKLAEENEELHNQAKINQQLAQKEKMLKEEVEEMKATLSCTEEGRARASAHSKHVERENQSLIAKIASLQEENFKVTMETDEFQRRITELCDINADLQIQIHSFDAVISEKDAVIVEKSRQIDELKAAVEEYSSITELLRVDKNKLERQMQMILPDLAGASVSLSVAYRLNQSSSGSLQTELALAQSPLEAPHGVDYLSTTSFASPLDETLDREVLLMLQGPSPEHMALEFKNLINKLKRDFREETDSVLTSVRVLLDDHTQTEGDTSLQTVQAELDARRADWVLSLDQLAQYTDSLEKELIKMAGNMRRSRTEILHLSVRVQEQENQKRQLCEELEQLKTPQDSREASCQTPALEEEVGDDLDWDEEFAIQDFLKNELAERNCQVHDGQTEDRLEETGDKITDRGEEEDAEERWTVVDSGGEGDVRDTSTPLSVVTVQARSGQGTVGEGRDSAACSESEPEVTCQPLQEDAVVPLSSHSQAVSVTQPEADALPDLPHSENNTGAEVCENGRSDSCGPAETLRNPPDQDQTMAPVDTPPTAADMVSPNSTSPGSDETITQTESQPTSVDYEGQEKGGKVDSTCGAMSYIKSVSQDPSASRSPAEDSTSLLPVLVEEEETVQDGAAGVPKAEPSTAGTGRIISSRPPPLSDSSSPQSGSSVTHTSQSGSGMASTVSDPSHSEELTRTVETIKEHKVQEDQNVANMATDTETEMLVISDTFKDKNNLSPTDKEIEAEFQRLALGFKCDMFTLEKRLRLEERSRDLAEENVRKEVSSCQGLLQALIPLCDDDNQSMEIIQRLQKNLDILIQSMTRVSSRSEMLGAIHQESRIGKAVEVMIQHVENLRRLYTKEHAELLELRETLMQNERSFGSQTEKDDFRERKKQSSQYYKTSARRSSMIALPRAGAGNMHFDTSKTQDGSEVESERLTRRSPWNVAGKSTARPPLKRFSSSVPWVDTEEPSLVMKGTACNNTDCQSEDEQKEKTVAERRSSLSELGSKLTSLILPLKTNQDELFVMLPSPSSSPTSTEPGVAQSLSHSLTSSRTAAAVARGGRGVWLWLAMMVLLAGLLALLASLVMQPAVDAAPVGTGDSWMTIQQLLWPYTGLRYNGQPPV, encoded by the exons ATGGACTATTGCACACCTCAGCCGTCGCGCCGTCACAATCCCGTGGACAGCATCTGCCGCAAACTGCAGACGATTCAGTGGCGCGGTGACCGAGAGCCCAATTCACCCTTCCAGATTCCCAAGCTGTCCTCCAACAGTTACGACAGCCCTCAGTGTGGCCTCAGGCACAACTTGGAAGCCATCCTGAAGAAAGGGACCCTCCATAGAGACGACAGGGAGAAGGAGAAAGCGAGAGAGATGGGGATGCCGAGCTCTGCAGCTTCCCAGCATTCCTCTGTCCTTCTGACCACACCTTCCACTCCTACATGCAACCCCTCCACACCAGCTAATGTCACATACACTATCACTAGTACTTTGGGGGAGCGGCGATGTGCTGATGGAAGTGATTTAAGACAAGTTAAAACGTGGCAGAGGTATTGTTCGACCCCCACGGGCCAGTCCAAGGACTCCCCTTACTTTACATTCACACGAGGACCTCAGTCAGCACAGCCTGATGGCGAGAGGCCGAGCAGGAGCCCACCTTTGTCTCGTAACTTCACCCAAAGTCGCAGCACCCTCTCCTACAACCTCAACTTCAGTTCTGCAGACAATACAAACACTGCTGAGTGTGAGCTGCCCTATCCAGCTCTGGTTGTGAAAAGACTGTCTATGGGAGATGGAG GGCCTTCAGTTGCCTCCGAAAAAGGGAAGGAGAATATGGCTGAAATCAGTCTCATCTGTGAAGAGAATCTGCTCGACACTATCTTCCATGCTTGTGATACGCAGCGCAGAG GGAAAGTGTATGTGTCCCATATTGTGGACTATCTGCGTCACACCACCAGTCGCAGCTCTGAAGACAGTGGGTTGGAGGAACTTTGCAACATGCTGGACCCAGAACACAAAGATGTGTCAATTGATCTGGACACATACCATGCCGTCATGAGGGAATGGATCGATGACTGCCGCAACAATGG GGAACAGCCGACAGAAGATGACATCACCCAGGAATCAGTAAAACTCAGAGACAGCCTGTGTG CCAGGAGGTCGATGCTGTTTAATATGACCTCAGGAAGTTTGGAGGCATTTGGAGGGGAGGCATCCAGAGTCGAATT TGAAACATCAGAGCTGGTGTACTGTGTTGCTGACCTCCAGATGAGCAACCAAAAGCTGCAGGAGGAGGTAAAAAAGCTGAAGCAGGTGGTGGAGAGCATGGAGGAAAGTAACCAGAAGCTTGCGGAGGAAAACGAGGAGCTACACAATCAAGCAAAAAT TAACCAGCAGCTGGCACAGAAGGAGAAGATGTTGAAGGAGGAGGTGGAAGAGATGAAGGCCACTCTGAGCTGTACGGAGGAAGGCAGAGCCCGTGCCTCcgcacacagcaaacatgtg gagAGAGAGAACCAGAGTCTCATCGCTAAGATTGCTTCTCTTCAGGAAGAG AACTTTAAGGTCACTATGGAGACAGATGAGTTTCAGAGGAGAATAACGGAGCTCTGTGACATTAACGCTGACCTTCAG ATACAGATTCACTCTTTTGACGCAGTCATTAGTGAAAAGGATGCAGTGATAGTAGAG AAGAGCAGACAGATAGATGAGCTGAAGGCAGCAGTGGAGGAATACTCTTCCATCACAGAG CTGCTGAGGGTGGACAAGAACAAGTTGGAGAGGCAGATGCAGATGATTCTCCCAGACTTGGCAGG GGCTAGTGTTTCTTTGTCAGTAGCTTATCGGTTGAACCAGAGCAGCTCGGGATCCTTACAAACAGAACTGGCTCTGGCACAATCACCACTGGAG GCTCCCCATGGAGTTGACTATTTGTCCACTACAAGCTTTGCCTCCCCACTGGATGAGACTCTGGACAGGGaggtgctgctgatgctgcagGGACCCAGCCCTGAACACATGGCACTGGAGTTCAAAAACCTCATAAATAAACTG AAAAGggacttcagagaagaaacagactctgTCTTAACTTCAGTTAGAGTTTTGTTAGATgaccacacacagacagaaggtGACACCAGTCTTCAG ACAGTGCAGGCCGAGCTGGACGCACGTAGGGCAGACTGGGTCCTCAGCCTGGACCAGCTGGCCCAGTACACTGACTCATTGGAGAAAGAGCTGATCAAAATGGCCGGAAACATGAGGAGGTCCCGCACTGAGATCCTCCACCTTTCTGTCAG GGTGCAGGAGCAGGAGAACCAGAAGCGGCAGCTGTGTGAGGAGCTCGAGCAGCTAAAGACCCCTCAGGATAGCAGAGAGGCCTCATGCCAGACACCTGCACTAGAAGAGGAG gttgGAGATGACTTGGACTGGGACGAGGAATTTGCTATTCAAGATTTCCTTAAGAATGAGCTAGCAGAGAGAAATTGCCAAGTACATGACGGGCAAACAGAAGATAGGCTTGAGGAAACGGGAGATAAAATAacagacagaggtgaagaggaggACGCAGAGGAGAGGTGGACAGTGGTGGATAGCGGCGGGGAGGGAGACGTGAGGGACACATCAACTCCGCTGTCTGTTGTCACAGTGCAGGCCCGGTCTGGGCAGGGCACAGTGGGAGAAGGTCGAG ATTCTGCAGCCTGTAGTGAGTCAGAGCCAGAGGTGACCTGTCAACCTTTGCAG GAAGACGCAGTGGTACCACTGAGCTCCCACTCACAAGCTGTCAGCGTTACACAGCCAGAGGCGGATGCTCTCCCTGATCTGCCCCACTCAGAGAACAACA CAGGTGCAGAGGTTTGTGAGAATGGACGGTCTGACTCCTGTGGTCCAGCTGAAACTTTGAGAAACCCACCTGATCAGGACCAAACTATGGCTCCTGTTGACACCCCTCCCACAGCAGCTGATATGGTTTCTCCCAACAGCACCTCACCTGGATCAGACGAGACCATTACCCAGACTGAGAG CCAGCCAACCAGTGTGGACTACGAAGGACAAGAGAAGGGAGGCAAGGTGGACTCAACTTGCGGAGCCATGAGCTATATTAAG AGTGTAAGCCAGGACCCGTCGGCCAGCAGATCACCAGCTGAGGACAG CACAAGCCTGCTACCTGTGCTGGTGGAAGAAGAGGAGACTGTGCAGGACGGTGCAGCCGGGGTTCCAAAAGCAGAGCCCAGCACGGCAG GGACAGGCCGGATCATCAGCAGCAGGCCACCACCTCTCTCTGACAGCAGTTCTCCTCAGTCGGGATCATCTGTCACACACACCAGCCAATCAGGGAGCGGCATGGCCAGTACGGTCTCTGACCCAAGCCATTCGGAG GAGCTGACTCGCACCGTGGAGACCATTAAGGAGCACAAGGTTCAGGAGGACCAAAATGTAGCCAACATGGCCACGGACACGGAAA CTGAGATGTTAGTCATCTCTGACACTTTCAAAGATAAGAACAA cCTGTCACCTACTGATAAGGAGATTGAG GCAGAGTTCCAGCGTCTGGCACTGGGGTTTAAGTGTGACATGTTCACTTTGGAGAAGAGGCTCAGGCTAGAGGAGAGGTCACGTGACCTAGCTGAGGAGAACGTCCGCAAAGAAGTCTCCAGCTGTCAGGGCCtactgcag GCTCTTATTCCTCTTTGTGACGATGACAACCAATCAATGGAGATCATCCAGAGGCTCCAGAAAAACCTGGATATTCTCATCCAGTCCATGACTAGGGTGTCCAGTCGCTCCGAGATGCTAGGAGCGATTCATCAG GAGAGTCGTATTGGAAAGGCTGTGGAGGTAATGATTCAGCACGTGGAGAACCTCAGGAGATTGTACACCAAAGAGCATGCTGAGCTGCTGGAACTGCGGGAGACGCTCATGCAGAATGAGAGGTCGTTTGgatcacaaacagaaaaag ATGACTTCcgtgaaagaaagaaacagtcaTCACAGTACTACAAG ACATCAGCCCGGCGGAGCAGTATGATAGCGCTTCCTCGTGCTGGCGCAGGCAACATGCATTTTGACACG TCCAAAACACAAGATGGCTCAGAGGTTGAATCGGAACGACTGACCAGACGGTCCCCATG GAATGTGGCAGGGAAGAGCACAGCGCGTCCCCCACTCAAACGTTTTAGTAGCTCTGTGCCCTGGGTCGACACTGAAGAGCCCTCGCTTGTGATGAAGGG GACGGCCTGCAACAACACAGACTGCCAGTCGGAGGACGAGCAGAAGGAGAAGACAGTGGCGGAGAGGAGGTCCAGTCTCAGTGAGCTGGGCAGCAAACTCACCTCACTCATTCTGCCCCTTAAGAC GAATCAGGATGAGCTCTTTGTAATGCT GCCTAGCCCTTCGTCCAGCCCTACATCTACAGAACCAGGAGTGGCCCAGTCTCTGTCCCATAGTTTAACCAGTTCCCGGACGGCAGCAGCAGTAGCCAGAGGTGGCAGGGGTGTTTGGCTTTGGCTAGCCATGATGGTGCTCCTAGCAG GTCTCTTGGCACTGCTGGCCAGCCTGGTGATGCAGCCAGCAGTAGACGCAGCCCCTGTAGGGACCGGGGACTCCTGGATGACCATCCAGCAGCTGCTGTGGCCCTACACAGGGCTCCGGTACAACGGACAGCCCCCTGTCTAG
- the lrmp gene encoding inositol 1,4,5-triphosphate receptor associated 2 isoform X6, with amino-acid sequence MDYCTPQPSRRHNPVDSICRKLQTIQWRGDREPNSPFQIPKLSSNSYDSPQCGLRHNLEAILKKGTLHRDDREKEKAREMGMPSSAASQHSSVLLTTPSTPTCNPSTPANVTYTITSTLGERRCADGSDLRQVKTWQRYCSTPTGQSKDSPYFTFTRGPQSAQPDGERPSRSPPLSRNFTQSRSTLSYNLNFSSADNTNTAECELPYPALVVKRLSMGDGGPSVASEKGKENMAEISLICEENLLDTIFHACDTQRRGKVYVSHIVDYLRHTTSRSSEDSGLEELCNMLDPEHKDVSIDLDTYHAVMREWIDDCRNNGEQPTEDDITQESVKLRDSLCARRSMLFNMTSGSLEAFGGEASRVEFETSELVYCVADLQMSNQKLQEEVKKLKQVVESMEESNQKLAEENEELHNQAKINQQLAQKEKMLKEEVEEMKATLSCTEEGRARASAHSKHVERENQSLIAKIASLQEENFKVTMETDEFQRRITELCDINADLQIQIHSFDAVISEKDAVIVEKSRQIDELKAAVEEYSSITELLRVDKNKLERQMQMILPDLAGASVSLSVAYRLNQSSSGSLQTELALAQSPLEAPHGVDYLSTTSFASPLDETLDREVLLMLQGPSPEHMALEFKNLINKLKRDFREETDSVLTSVRVLLDDHTQTEGDTSLQTVQAELDARRADWVLSLDQLAQYTDSLEKELIKMAGNMRRSRTEILHLSVRVQEQENQKRQLCEELEQLKTPQDSREASCQTPALEEEVGDDLDWDEEFAIQDFLKNELAERNCQVHDGQTEDRLEETGDKITDRGEEEDAEERWTVVDSGGEGDVRDTSTPLSVVTVQARSGQGTVGEGRDSAACSESEPEVTCQPLQEDAVVPLSSHSQAVSVTQPEADALPDLPHSENNTGAEVCENGRSDSCGPAETLRNPPDQDQTMAPVDTPPTAADMVSPNSTSPGSDETITQTESSQPTSVDYEGQEKGGKVDSTCGAMSYIKSVSQDPSASRSPAEDSTSLLPVLVEEEETVQDGAAGVPKAEPSTAGTGRIISSRPPPLSDSSSPQSGSSVTHTSQSGSGMASTVSDPSHSEELTRTVETIKEHKVQEDQNVANMATDTETEMLVISDTFKDKNNLSPTDKEIEAEFQRLALGFKCDMFTLEKRLRLEERSRDLAEENVRKEVSSCQGLLQALIPLCDDDNQSMEIIQRLQKNLDILIQSMTRVSSRSEMLGAIHQESRIGKAVEVMIQHVENLRRLYTKEHAELLELRETLMQNERSFGSQTEKDDFRERKKQSSQYYKTSARRSSMIALPRAGAGNMHFDTSKTQDGSEVESERLTRRSPWNVAGKSTARPPLKRFSSSVPWVDTEEPSLVMKGNQDELFVMLPSPSSSPTSTEPGVAQSLSHSLTSSRTAAAVARGGRGVWLWLAMMVLLAGLLALLASLVMQPAVDAAPVGTGDSWMTIQQLLWPYTGLRYNGQPPV; translated from the exons ATGGACTATTGCACACCTCAGCCGTCGCGCCGTCACAATCCCGTGGACAGCATCTGCCGCAAACTGCAGACGATTCAGTGGCGCGGTGACCGAGAGCCCAATTCACCCTTCCAGATTCCCAAGCTGTCCTCCAACAGTTACGACAGCCCTCAGTGTGGCCTCAGGCACAACTTGGAAGCCATCCTGAAGAAAGGGACCCTCCATAGAGACGACAGGGAGAAGGAGAAAGCGAGAGAGATGGGGATGCCGAGCTCTGCAGCTTCCCAGCATTCCTCTGTCCTTCTGACCACACCTTCCACTCCTACATGCAACCCCTCCACACCAGCTAATGTCACATACACTATCACTAGTACTTTGGGGGAGCGGCGATGTGCTGATGGAAGTGATTTAAGACAAGTTAAAACGTGGCAGAGGTATTGTTCGACCCCCACGGGCCAGTCCAAGGACTCCCCTTACTTTACATTCACACGAGGACCTCAGTCAGCACAGCCTGATGGCGAGAGGCCGAGCAGGAGCCCACCTTTGTCTCGTAACTTCACCCAAAGTCGCAGCACCCTCTCCTACAACCTCAACTTCAGTTCTGCAGACAATACAAACACTGCTGAGTGTGAGCTGCCCTATCCAGCTCTGGTTGTGAAAAGACTGTCTATGGGAGATGGAG GGCCTTCAGTTGCCTCCGAAAAAGGGAAGGAGAATATGGCTGAAATCAGTCTCATCTGTGAAGAGAATCTGCTCGACACTATCTTCCATGCTTGTGATACGCAGCGCAGAG GGAAAGTGTATGTGTCCCATATTGTGGACTATCTGCGTCACACCACCAGTCGCAGCTCTGAAGACAGTGGGTTGGAGGAACTTTGCAACATGCTGGACCCAGAACACAAAGATGTGTCAATTGATCTGGACACATACCATGCCGTCATGAGGGAATGGATCGATGACTGCCGCAACAATGG GGAACAGCCGACAGAAGATGACATCACCCAGGAATCAGTAAAACTCAGAGACAGCCTGTGTG CCAGGAGGTCGATGCTGTTTAATATGACCTCAGGAAGTTTGGAGGCATTTGGAGGGGAGGCATCCAGAGTCGAATT TGAAACATCAGAGCTGGTGTACTGTGTTGCTGACCTCCAGATGAGCAACCAAAAGCTGCAGGAGGAGGTAAAAAAGCTGAAGCAGGTGGTGGAGAGCATGGAGGAAAGTAACCAGAAGCTTGCGGAGGAAAACGAGGAGCTACACAATCAAGCAAAAAT TAACCAGCAGCTGGCACAGAAGGAGAAGATGTTGAAGGAGGAGGTGGAAGAGATGAAGGCCACTCTGAGCTGTACGGAGGAAGGCAGAGCCCGTGCCTCcgcacacagcaaacatgtg gagAGAGAGAACCAGAGTCTCATCGCTAAGATTGCTTCTCTTCAGGAAGAG AACTTTAAGGTCACTATGGAGACAGATGAGTTTCAGAGGAGAATAACGGAGCTCTGTGACATTAACGCTGACCTTCAG ATACAGATTCACTCTTTTGACGCAGTCATTAGTGAAAAGGATGCAGTGATAGTAGAG AAGAGCAGACAGATAGATGAGCTGAAGGCAGCAGTGGAGGAATACTCTTCCATCACAGAG CTGCTGAGGGTGGACAAGAACAAGTTGGAGAGGCAGATGCAGATGATTCTCCCAGACTTGGCAGG GGCTAGTGTTTCTTTGTCAGTAGCTTATCGGTTGAACCAGAGCAGCTCGGGATCCTTACAAACAGAACTGGCTCTGGCACAATCACCACTGGAG GCTCCCCATGGAGTTGACTATTTGTCCACTACAAGCTTTGCCTCCCCACTGGATGAGACTCTGGACAGGGaggtgctgctgatgctgcagGGACCCAGCCCTGAACACATGGCACTGGAGTTCAAAAACCTCATAAATAAACTG AAAAGggacttcagagaagaaacagactctgTCTTAACTTCAGTTAGAGTTTTGTTAGATgaccacacacagacagaaggtGACACCAGTCTTCAG ACAGTGCAGGCCGAGCTGGACGCACGTAGGGCAGACTGGGTCCTCAGCCTGGACCAGCTGGCCCAGTACACTGACTCATTGGAGAAAGAGCTGATCAAAATGGCCGGAAACATGAGGAGGTCCCGCACTGAGATCCTCCACCTTTCTGTCAG GGTGCAGGAGCAGGAGAACCAGAAGCGGCAGCTGTGTGAGGAGCTCGAGCAGCTAAAGACCCCTCAGGATAGCAGAGAGGCCTCATGCCAGACACCTGCACTAGAAGAGGAG gttgGAGATGACTTGGACTGGGACGAGGAATTTGCTATTCAAGATTTCCTTAAGAATGAGCTAGCAGAGAGAAATTGCCAAGTACATGACGGGCAAACAGAAGATAGGCTTGAGGAAACGGGAGATAAAATAacagacagaggtgaagaggaggACGCAGAGGAGAGGTGGACAGTGGTGGATAGCGGCGGGGAGGGAGACGTGAGGGACACATCAACTCCGCTGTCTGTTGTCACAGTGCAGGCCCGGTCTGGGCAGGGCACAGTGGGAGAAGGTCGAG ATTCTGCAGCCTGTAGTGAGTCAGAGCCAGAGGTGACCTGTCAACCTTTGCAG GAAGACGCAGTGGTACCACTGAGCTCCCACTCACAAGCTGTCAGCGTTACACAGCCAGAGGCGGATGCTCTCCCTGATCTGCCCCACTCAGAGAACAACA CAGGTGCAGAGGTTTGTGAGAATGGACGGTCTGACTCCTGTGGTCCAGCTGAAACTTTGAGAAACCCACCTGATCAGGACCAAACTATGGCTCCTGTTGACACCCCTCCCACAGCAGCTGATATGGTTTCTCCCAACAGCACCTCACCTGGATCAGACGAGACCATTACCCAGACTGAGAG CAGCCAGCCAACCAGTGTGGACTACGAAGGACAAGAGAAGGGAGGCAAGGTGGACTCAACTTGCGGAGCCATGAGCTATATTAAG AGTGTAAGCCAGGACCCGTCGGCCAGCAGATCACCAGCTGAGGACAG CACAAGCCTGCTACCTGTGCTGGTGGAAGAAGAGGAGACTGTGCAGGACGGTGCAGCCGGGGTTCCAAAAGCAGAGCCCAGCACGGCAG GGACAGGCCGGATCATCAGCAGCAGGCCACCACCTCTCTCTGACAGCAGTTCTCCTCAGTCGGGATCATCTGTCACACACACCAGCCAATCAGGGAGCGGCATGGCCAGTACGGTCTCTGACCCAAGCCATTCGGAG GAGCTGACTCGCACCGTGGAGACCATTAAGGAGCACAAGGTTCAGGAGGACCAAAATGTAGCCAACATGGCCACGGACACGGAAA CTGAGATGTTAGTCATCTCTGACACTTTCAAAGATAAGAACAA cCTGTCACCTACTGATAAGGAGATTGAG GCAGAGTTCCAGCGTCTGGCACTGGGGTTTAAGTGTGACATGTTCACTTTGGAGAAGAGGCTCAGGCTAGAGGAGAGGTCACGTGACCTAGCTGAGGAGAACGTCCGCAAAGAAGTCTCCAGCTGTCAGGGCCtactgcag GCTCTTATTCCTCTTTGTGACGATGACAACCAATCAATGGAGATCATCCAGAGGCTCCAGAAAAACCTGGATATTCTCATCCAGTCCATGACTAGGGTGTCCAGTCGCTCCGAGATGCTAGGAGCGATTCATCAG GAGAGTCGTATTGGAAAGGCTGTGGAGGTAATGATTCAGCACGTGGAGAACCTCAGGAGATTGTACACCAAAGAGCATGCTGAGCTGCTGGAACTGCGGGAGACGCTCATGCAGAATGAGAGGTCGTTTGgatcacaaacagaaaaag ATGACTTCcgtgaaagaaagaaacagtcaTCACAGTACTACAAG ACATCAGCCCGGCGGAGCAGTATGATAGCGCTTCCTCGTGCTGGCGCAGGCAACATGCATTTTGACACG TCCAAAACACAAGATGGCTCAGAGGTTGAATCGGAACGACTGACCAGACGGTCCCCATG GAATGTGGCAGGGAAGAGCACAGCGCGTCCCCCACTCAAACGTTTTAGTAGCTCTGTGCCCTGGGTCGACACTGAAGAGCCCTCGCTTGTGATGAAGGG GAATCAGGATGAGCTCTTTGTAATGCT GCCTAGCCCTTCGTCCAGCCCTACATCTACAGAACCAGGAGTGGCCCAGTCTCTGTCCCATAGTTTAACCAGTTCCCGGACGGCAGCAGCAGTAGCCAGAGGTGGCAGGGGTGTTTGGCTTTGGCTAGCCATGATGGTGCTCCTAGCAG GTCTCTTGGCACTGCTGGCCAGCCTGGTGATGCAGCCAGCAGTAGACGCAGCCCCTGTAGGGACCGGGGACTCCTGGATGACCATCCAGCAGCTGCTGTGGCCCTACACAGGGCTCCGGTACAACGGACAGCCCCCTGTCTAG